The genome window aaccctctacgccaacattccacacaaagatggactacaagctgtcaggaacagtatccctgataatgtcatggcaaacctgggggctgaactttgtgactttgtccttacccataactatttcacatttggggacaatgtataccttcaaaccagcggcactgctatgggtacccgcatggccccacagtatgccaacatttttatggctgacttagaacaacgcttccacagctctcgtcccctaatgcccctactctacttgtgctacattgatgacatcatcatctgaacccatggaaaagaagcccttgaggaattccaccatgatttcaacaatttccatcccaccatcaacctcagcctggaccagtccacacaagcgaTCCAcatcctggacactactgtgctaataaacgatggtcacataaccaccaccctataccggaaacctactgaccgctattcctacctacatgcctccagctttcatccagaccacaccacacgatccattgtctacagccaagctctacgatacaaccgcatttgctccaacccctcagacagaggcaaacacctacaagatctctatcaagcattcttacaactacaatacccacctgctgaagtgaagaaacagattgacagaaccagaagagtacccagaagtcacctactacaggacaggcccaacaaagaaaataacagaacgccactagccgtcaccttcagcccccaactaaaacctctccaatgcatcatcaaggatctacaacctatcctgaaggatgacccatcactctcacagatcttgggagacaggccagtccttgcttacagacagtcccccaacctgaagcaaatactcaccagcaaccacacaccacacaacagaaccactaacccaggaacctttccttgcaacaaagcccgttgccaactgtgtccacatatctattcaggggacaccatcatagagcctaatcacatcagccacactatcagaagctcggtaacctgcacatctaccagtgtgatatatgcccctctgccatgtacattggtctaACTGGACAGtctacgtaaaagactaaatggacacaaatcagacgtcaagaattataacattcaaaaaccagttggagaacacttcattctctctggtcactcgattacagacctaaaagtggcaatactttaacaaaaaaacttcaaaaacagactccaacgagagactgctgaattggaattaatttgcaaactggatacaattaacttaggcttgaatagagactggcagtggatgggtcattacacaaagtaaaactatcccccccccccccccccactgttcctcagatgttcttatcaactgctggaaatggcccaccttgatcatcactacaaaaggttccccccacccccgctctcctgctggtaatagctcaccttacctgatcactctcattacagtgtgtatggtaacacccattgtttcatgttctctatgtatataaatctccccactgtattttctactcaatgcatctgatgaagtgagctgtagctcacgaaagcttacgctcaaataaatttgttagtctaaggtgccacaagtactccttttctttttgcaaatacagactaacatggctgctactctgaaacctgttagtaaGATCTATGTTGCACTAGAAACCTTTAGCAAACCACTTTAAAACAGCTGGAGGATACACAGCTGCTTCCTGGAAGCTCCTTAGTGCCAATCACTTTGTATTAACTGAAGTGAATTGTGAAGTTGCAGGGCTGGTGAGCAAGCCTCATACTGCAGTAGAGTAGTAAGAACTCAACTGGAACAGTAAAATATTACCAAGCAGTCAGAACACTGAGTATGCCATAGCATCATGAGATTAGTGGAGGCTGTAACCCATTCATGGCAAGCAATTCCGGGGAGACATTCTAATTTGCATGCCATAGCACAGTCAATGAATGAAAGTGGGCCACCCACCTTAGAGTCATAGCTGCAATTCCTCCTAGGGATTCATTTGTTTGTCCAGCCTTTGTGCTGTAACCTTTAAACTGATGCTCAACTACTTGGCTATTTAGTAGCAGCAGCctaaatgctcacaaaattaaaaaatattacacTCTtgatctagtgcagtggtttttaacctgtggtCTTCAGAGCTGCGTGGGCCCACATactatgtttaagatttccaaaggggtccatacCTCAATTTGAGATAAGGGTCTGCAAATGACCCTTAAAAGATTGAAAGCCACTGATCTAGTGAGAACATCTTATTCATAAGGTTAGCTCTATAGGCACAACTGTGATGGGGTAACCCCTGCACAACAGGAGTTGCTCCCTATGACAACTTGCTTGTGTCACCCATCCTGTACCTTGCCCTTTTCCAAGCAGCAATTACCTGCCTTTCCCCCTTCacattctccctcccccgcccccccaaacaaAAGGGCCATAGGGTTAGAAGTGGAGTTGCTTCTCTTTCCCACCAAGTTGGCCCCAAGCAACATCAGCTGTAATTCCTTGCATCATAGGAAGTGTAGGTTGGCCTCTTTCCTGACAGGGCCTGCATACTACTTCCAGGTGACAGGACTTTCCCCAGCAGGGGTTGGGTTTAAACAAAGCAGCCGCAGGAcaggcaatattttaaaaaacccttaaaaGTTTCAGCACATGTAGAAGTGGGATTTACATTCTTGGTTGGACAGTTTACAACATTTTTGTTGGTTATAATTTGGTATTGCATGTGATTTGGTGTTGCCTTCTAGAGAAGGAGCCTACATTCCTTTCAGGATTCCCCCGTAAGGTACTTTGACAAAGCGTGCAGCTTTGTTCAGTCACAAGCCAGTTTACCGTGTCTAAAAGACATCTTAATGCCAAGTTACAATTCCTTGCTATGTGACTAGGTGGCATGCAGTCAAGTTGTAAGGAAGTTAAGAGGGACACTCCAGGCTGTTGGATCTATATTAGATCAGCTGATTTGTTTGCAGGGGCATCTGTCATTCTTTCCGCAATGACCGTTGAACAGTGACTTCATGAGATACAAGCTTACTCTCCAAAACAACATTTGGATATAGTGCAGATAATAGCAATACACCTACCCCTCGCTGGGTTAGGGGAGGGTGGCTCAAAGCAGTTTGCCTTTTAGGTACACTGCTACCTTAGTCTTGGACTTCACATCTGTGAAGTGATGAGGTGAGCTGAGGTCCCAGCGATAATCCCTCTTGATTGGAAGAGGGAATTTAGTTAATGCAATGGAACACAGACTGCATCAACATTATTAATGAGGAGAAGAATGATCCAGTCGTTTGGGTGCTAGCCTGGCACTTGGCAGACCAAGATCAATTTCTTGCCTAAGGTTACACaagaagtctgttgcagagcaaGTCAGTCTGGGCCTCACTTCTCCATATGCAGAGAGGGCTAACAGTACTTCCCCACCTCAGAAGGATGGGAGAGGAAAGGTTAAAgactgaagtgctcagatactatgataatgGCTATATAAAGATCTAAAATAGATATGTATAAATAACCTGGGGCACTTTTGTAGTTAGGTATTGATTTGAACAGTTCAATGCCAGTTCAGAAGTACCACATTAGAAGTGTTAAGTCTGCTGACCTACAGTGTTAACTATCCATTAATTATATCAGAGTATATAGGTAAGTGAGCCTGAACCTGCCAGCAGCAACTCCTAATTGTCTTGGACATGTAGTCACAGAAGACTTCTACTCATTCATTAAGTAGCGAGAGTATTAGGATTTGTGACCAATCCTGCTGTTTTCATGTCATCTTTAATAAAGGACTTACCTTTTAATGCATTCCAGGCATCCCACTTTGCTTTGCCTTTGAAGTCAAGAAGGCCAGGGCGCTCTAGAACAGACAATATTATTAGCCACAGAAGAGTCAGTGGATACAAACCACACTGTTGGGAATCTCTCATGTCCTTTCAGGAGATTGCTCTAGATGTGGTGGTTCTGTGTCAACATGGTCTCTCATTTAGGAGATTATACTTCCTGAATTAGCTCTTTCTAGACTACACTCTATTTTGTTCAGAAGCTGGAGAAAGTTAACTCCACATTGTCATCTCTACTAAGTTTATTATCTATTGTTGGTGAGAACTCAAGTTTACTATGACTCAATTTAAACTTCAGTTTACTTTGTGCACTTGACAGCACTGCCAGTTTTCCTGTTTGGATGGGCACTTCATACAGTAACAGGGGAAAACACATTAGTAGGACAGCAGTTGTAAAACCAAAGTAGGCATGAGGCTCAAGGGCagctgtagttaaaaaaaaagtctgaaggtTTGTTCAACTTAAAGTTGGTGTCCCTTCAATAATAAGATATGGTTGACCTCTACAACCTAGGTAACCTTAAGGCTTCTTAGGAATGAGTCACAGAGTACTAGAGTTTTCTGCTACATCTTGGTTAATTCTATTCAGTTAAGGGTATCAGCAGAGGTGTTCAACTGTAACTCAGTCTTAAGAGATGTGAAAGATATTGTAGCCAAAGAGATGGCATAATACACAAGAGAAAGGTGATATGAAACCTCCTCCCAGTCTCAAGAATAACTTTCAGCTTTTGGTTTTCTCAAAAAAGAGTCAAAGTTCTCAGCGTTCCCAATTAAATTTAATATGCAGTCATGGGTAAGTGCTATGAGACCAGTGGCTAGATGTAGAGGCAGAGCATTAGCCTTGTGCTGGCCTTGCAGCAGTGGAGTGACCTATAGCATAGTTGGTAGTTCCACCCCTGTAACAAAATGGGAAACTAGGTTATTGCTCCACATGTGCCTGTTCCAGAAGTAAGCTATGAACGGATGTATGATTTTTAGTGGTGTTATTGTGAAGCAAGTTTTAATGGCATGCCATGACACTTCAAGACCACTAATTTGACTCTGAACAATAGTAATTTTGCATTCCATGCTGTTCCAGAAGCCTAAGCTTAGAGCCTAGCTAGTTTTCTTTTCACCTCTGCTCCTTTGCAGAGTCAGGCCTACAGTGCAGTGTAAGTTTGTCTATACAAAAAAGTCTGTGTGCGTGTTTAACAAATCTACAGTGTGCCAACTCCAGGCAGCTTGGAACCAGACCCATGTCTGATGGGCCTCACCACTAACTGAGTCAGTACGCCAGTGCTTCAGCTGGCATTTTTCCATTTCTAGATTTAACTCACTTCAGATGTTATGCAAGACCACTAAGATGGTTTGCACCATTAGACTGGGAAACTATGAAAGTTTGCCTCTTAAGATAAGTGAAGCAGTGGAACAGGCTTAGCACTGTACCTCATCTGTGGGTGGACTTGTTTCTCCTCCAAATCCCATAGCCAGCTCTGATTGAGGTTTCTCTTGTTTCAGTACACACCTGCTTTTTTTTATGGTTTCAGCTGcctttggttttctttaaaagTAGTACTATTTAGGCCTTACCTACACTGTTTTTATaccagtgcagttatgtaaatgCAGATGCCCATTGTATGCTGCAATTTACCCCGGTAAACCAAACTAGTTCAAGCCCCATTTCCATGGATGCAGCATCTACATCAGTGCAATTCTCCTAGTCTAGATAGCCTCTTGGTCACAGCTGCCCAAAAGCTGAAAATTAATGCTATTTCATACAGCAGCTGTATAAAGGATGCGGGATTCTTAGGGTTTTCTATATTCACAAGTTGCACTGATATAACCTCAGCCAGTGCACCTTCTGTGTTTTAGCTGGTATTTGTTCAAAACTGGTTATCCGTTCAGTTAATGCCTGTAGATTTAGAGAAGTATGCTAAGTATAGACcagatttaaaaatcaaagtaaGTGTCATTAAATTGCACTAGTCTAAACCAAACTAAGTGAAAAACCTTTAATCATATCATTACGACTTGTACTTGGCCTTAAAGGATCAGAAAAAAGTTTACTTGCTTTTCACCTATTAGTCTGGCACTAGCAGTAGGGTAGCTACGTTGCTTTTCCCTACATCAGTCTACTAGGGGCAGCTACTTTAAGGTTTGAGAATCAGGAAATTGATTATTTGCTTAGGGAGGCATTTACATAGCTATCAATACCCTATTTATTTTAATGAGGCATTGGTTAATCTAGTGCAATACAATTTACTGGCCAAATACATCTACATACAGAGGATTGAAACAGTATTGCTCCAGCATAGAAAAATGGGAGGACCCAAGGTCAAGAGTAGTTAAGAATGCCAAGTACAAAATAAAGAGAATTGAATGCAGGGTAAGAACacacaattatttttatattgtttaaGCAGCTCTCAGCTGAATAGTAGAGGGTTGGGTCAATTTGGTACATTTATATGTAAAAGGTTATGCCAAAGCAGCAGCACCCCCAAACTTTCAGAAACCCACTCTTTGCCCACACCATAGAGACTTTGCCTCAAAAAAGCAGCAGTGTAGTTGTTTACGGTCAGTGATTTGAGAGCTAGAGGTCAAGGTCACGTTGCATTACACACTGCTCAGTTTCACTACTTAAGAGTAATTTACAGCAAGATGGACATCTAAAGCTATTAGCAGCAACTTAAAGTGTTAAGTGAGCACTTATTTTCTCTTTATTGAAAATTAATGTTTATGAGCACTTCTTATTCCTCAAGCCTAGAACTCCTTTCCAATACATACCTGTGTTTATATCTCCAACTGTAGCTTGTTTGAAGTGACTGTAGATGTACAGCATTTCTTCATCTGTTGGTTGAGATTTCAGTTGCTTAACTTCTTCAGCAGCTTTATCAAACTCAGCCTAAATGAAAAGATCATAAAAAAGTCTACGTTGGTTTTCATTCTTGCCAGTAGATATTAGTTTAAATCATGAACTGACAAATGTATGGTCTGCTTGAAGATGACAAAGTAGCAGGAAGgacacaaaaattaaagttgaaaCCAAGTCTCATGACTGGAGTTTACATGAAGGTATGAGACAAGAGATTATAAACATTACATTGTATGTAGATAGAAATGCTAATAATTGTAACACATTAAAAGTCAATTGAACTGTGTTACTAATCAGTAGTTTCAACTCTCCCCTGTGTTACATCAGTTTGTGCCCTGTAGGATGAGTGAAAGTCTGCTAttgtggaagcagcagcaggatcaGAGATGTTTGCTATAAATATTGCATGGCAAAAGAAGTTGGGAAATCTGCAGTGAAGATTTGGTAGAAAGGAGGCGTTGAACACAGCCCTCAAATGTTAAGCATTcccaccccttcacccccccaATTAAGAAAGTTCACTTTGTGATTCTGAGATTATATAGTCACACAGTTGGCACCTACCATTTTTGCTGGTAATTACCAgccatttcccacccccaccctatcCAAGTGAATGACCTCTCCCCTGTATATTCTCTCCACCCCCATCCGTTTATTGTCTCAACATGTTACACAGCGGATGTTTATGCAAGTGTTTTATGTGCCACTTTTGTGGCAGTGAAGTGCTATCCCTTCTTTTATAGggctgcacatgcacacacaaactgaaAGTAGTTGCTAGCTTGCTAAAGAGTACGAGGACATGCCAACTCCACAACTTGTGTCCTAGTTGTCACCAAGCCAACATATCCAAGAGGTCTGATAAGAGAACAGTCTTCTTTCCCTTGACACAAGcccactggcttcagcagtgCTTCGTtcaattacactggtgtgaatcttGATAATCAGGCCACTTGTTCACCATGGCACCTTCACACCAGGCCCTTACTAGCCCCATGGGCAGCAGACTCAGTCTCTGCTACCACCCAGGACGCCCTTATGCGACCCTGTGCATCCATGCAAACGCCTCTCCCTTTGTAAGGCTAATACCACCCCCCATAACTACTTGTAATAGCAGCACTACACAGGCCTCGGGTTACTAGGAGACGGAGAAACAAGACGGATGCAGCAGACGTGCCCTACCCCGCCGATAACCTCTGCGCTGGGCATGCGGCCCTCCCCAGGGTAGCTCTCAACCCAGTTCCAAAGGGGGGGCCTGCCCTGCACAACCCCACGGCCGCCTGCAGCCCCAGGCCTTAGCGCTGcagcggctggggggggggaaagaaagcgGCAACTCCCACTTtgcgggctccagccccagcaggagcAGATGGCGGCGGGAGCCCAGCTCGGGCGGGAAGGCCCAGGCTGGCTCCCTGGGCGAAAGGAGAAGCCGCCTGGGTTCAGGTCTCTCTCTCACAGGGAACGGGGGCAAGAAGCCTCCGGGAGAAGGGCGGAAAAGGGgaagggcgcggggggggggggggagtcgcTACCGCCGAGCCAGAGCCGCCCCCTCAGCCTGGGGCGAGGGGAAGTAAAATGGAGGGGCTCCCAGCTACAGGGGGCGAGACCAGGCGAGTGAAGCGACCCCCCCCGCTGAGGGGATGGGAACGTGGGTGGAGGGAATGTGAACGGGCCGCTCCCCGCCCCATAGCCCCTCCCCCAGCGCGGGCTCCCGGTACCTGAGACATAGCAGCGGTTGGGAGCAGCGAGTTGTCGTGCGGCTGATTCACTGGCTCGCGCCCCTGGGCATCTGCAGTTCCGCCTTCCCCCACAGACCCACCCCTTCAGCCATCACCAGAGCGACCGCCGCCCAATCACCGAGCCCGGCGGGACAGGGATGGGCACGCGGCGCCCGGCGACCAATCACGGTTCCATCTGGGcgggaagggagggagacaccGCGCCCCGCCCACACCAATCCTCTCGCGCGGGAGGCGGGCTCAGGGGCGCCTCGCCGCCAATCACCAAAGGAGGGTCGTGGTCAGAACGCCCGACGCCAATCCCGGAACAGCGAGGGGCAAGGCAGAAGGAAACCTGCGCCCAATCACACGGAGCTGTGAAGGCAGGCGAGTGGAGGGGGCGGGGATAGACGAGCGGGCGGCCAATTGTGGAGCCTTGCACGTTGagagaggccccgcccctgcgtCGGAAAGCGCGGGGGCAAGGGAAGGTCACGTGACACTGTCGGATGGTGTGAGGGCGGTAAAGCCGGAAGTGGCCCGGGCAGAGCGGAGCAGTAAGATTTGAGGGGGGTAGGATCTGCTTGATGGCGGGGCCAGGGGGCGTGGGAGCGCGAGCTCAGGAGAGTGTGGAGGTTGGCGGGCCtgtggtgggggcggggcagaggggcagggatggtggctgTAGTACAACCTCCAGCCCGTAGGTGGTGCTGTGTGTAACATGGCCAGCCGTGGGGGCGGGGCAAACACGTCTCTCCAGGGGAGCGCGGTGGCCCCTCGGAGTCTGGGGCAGAGGCCTGAGGTGCTTGCAGCCTCCTGGCGGCCTGCCACgtgggaggagggcagggccCCCCTGGTGCTGGAGGAGGGCAGCACAGGTCGCAGGCTCGATGGCGTGACGCTCCTCCCTGGCCCCGGAAGCTCCGCTGCACCAGGGCGGGCAGACGGCGGGACGTTGCTGCTAAACGCCGCCCGGAACCTGGAGGCGTCCTGAGGTCGTCTTTCGTTTCTGCTCCGGGGAAGACGGCCGAGCATACCTTTAAATcccttgtagctcacgaaagcttatgctcaaataaattgattagtctctaaggtgccacaagtactccttttcttttagcagtcACAAGGATGACCGTGAAAGAGTTCTGGCAAGGCTGGATGCCTACTGTATACCTCAGAGAAATGCGGGGTATGAAAGGGTGCGTGCTTGCCAGAGAAGTCAAGGACGAGGGAAGTCTGTGGAATCTTTGTCAGCCGCTTTGCATGCCTTGGCAGAAAGTTCTGATTTGAAGGCTATAAAACGTGACAATATCAGAGGTAGACTGGTTATTGGTCTTGGAGATAAAAACACCTCACATCAGCTATAATTAAAGACCGATTTGACCTTATACACAGGCTACCTACAAAACCCTTCAGACTAAATGCACAACAGATGGAAAAAGTCATAGCCCATGAGATGTGTGTTCAGCCAAAGGTGCAAGATGTAACAAATACACAAAATATGGACACTTTGCAGGCGTTTGCTGTACTGAGGCAGTCAAGAGCCATTATTTCTGGGCTCCCTCAAGTGTGATGACAGAGCCTGCctagagagtgaaactgaatattcatggaaagacCATTGAGcttaaaattgactcaggagcaGATGTGAAAGTCATGCCAGGAGGGATGTATAATCACCTTGAAGTCCtcctagagctgaaatcacttgacaCAATCCTGACTAGCCCTGGAGGTATTATGAAGTGTATGGACCAGTTCACCAtagaaacaacttacaaagacaaaagctttgcattCAGAGTGTATATGATCAAAGGACCAAACACCAACAACCTTCTCAGCTGCAGCATGGAAGCTATGATGAGCCTAATGAGAAAAGTGGCAGAACTTCTTGGAGTATTTGGTATTGGAGTTTTGGAAGGAGTCTGAGTATAAATAACATTAAGAGGCAGTGTTGAAACATATAGTGTACATACACCTCTGCGGATTCCTATCGTGTTGCTTCATAAAGTGGAAACTGAGTTCAAGAGAATGGAATAGATTGGCTTAATCGAGAAAATCTCTGAGCCAACATCATGATGTACCCAGTGGTACcaattataaagaaaaatggaaaaatacaaaaCTTTGTGTAGAGCCTTATGAAATCGGCATTAATGAGAACATGGATGGAAtcataaaattaaaacaataacATGGAATCCAGGCTCTCACCGGCATTAGGACCacagtggcaggcaggcagggcggGCTGCATGGCTGAGCTACGTGCAGCCACTGGAGGTAAGAGACCAGTGGTGTGGGGAGGAAGAGCAGGTGGCTAGGGCCACAAGGGATTGCAGGGGTTAGGGGAGAAGGGTCAGCACCTGAGATTTAAGGGCAGCTTCTGAGAACTCAATTCCTTGCTGTGTCAGTTCCTCGGGGACATCAGCTTCTCCCTAATGTGATGCCAAAATTCCCTCAAGATGCTGTGTCAAGTATTCATTGCACAACTGAACATAGGTTCATTTGAAAGAACCTCTTCATGCTCCTTTACAGAGGCATCATGTAGCTGTGGCTAATGGGGGGACACAAATGAAAGGTTCTTGGGATGCCCAGCAGCGAGGAGGCAGCAGCACTTACCCTGTGTCCTTGCATtgttgggtgggggaggaaacagcagctgacaaacagaggctagggacaccattccttagccaggatgggtaaggaatggtgtccctagcctctgtttgtcagagggtggagatggatggcaggaaagagatcacttgattattacctgttaggttcattccctctggggcacctggcattggccactgtcggcagacaggatactgggctggatggacctttggtctgacccagtctggccattcttatgttcagggtggctggctgctggctgagctcctccccaccactcctactacagctgctgcttctccttccctgctgcggAAGTCCCACACTTTgcctctgccccactccctgacTCACTTCAGCGGGTGGTCTGCAAAGCAGGCAAAAGTCACTGGGACTCCAACAGCAGGGAAGAAAAGCAGCCCCATGTAGTGGGGACCTGGAGGAGCTCATCTGGCAGCCAGCcgtcctgctgcttcctccctcctcACATGGCTACACGGATACATGCTGCTGCCAGAGGGAGTGCTGCCTCCTTGCTGGTGGGCATCCCAGCCAGAGGCATCCTAAGAAATCTGGGGGTAGGTGACCCTGCATGCCCGCCCATGTGTTGCCTCTGCTCCTTTGTGCAGCATCAGTGTCCCCCTCCTCAAAGACACAAttacaattttgatttaaaaaaccatAAAGATgggtttaaatttttttaaaatcagaaaaacaaaatcagaaaataataAATCTGAAAATTCATACATATGGCCCTATGAAATCCAGTTTATTATTGTGGATATAAAAAGACATAGTGAAGCAGTTatgagagaaaaatatatcctCCCAACACTGGATGACTTCCTCCCCAAAGTGAAAGGCGTTACTGTATTCTCCACGCTGGATGCCGTGAATGGATTCTGGCAAATTGCTTTAACCAAAAAGAGTGTTTGTTAAACTGACTACATTTATCGCACCTTTTGGGAGATTTTGCTTTCAAAGATTACATTTTAGGATTAAAAGTgcacctgaaattttccatagaaaGATGGCAGAACTTACACAAATGTAGTTGTAGTTTTCATGAATATTTTGATATATGTGTTATCGATGGAGGAGCACAACAAAACCCTCAACAAAGTTCTAAACTTAATCAGTCAATCAGTAGTGCAGCTAGACAAGGAAAAGTGCATTTTCTGCCTGCACCAAACTGAGTTTTTGGGACAGACAATAAACAAAGATGGAATCGCAGTCCTAGCATGGGGAGAAAGTGAATCCAATTTGAGAATGGAATGTACCAGAACTGAGATGCCTACTGGGCATACTAAATTACCTTGGTCAATACCTCCAAGACCTTTGTACAGTGACAAAACCATTGAATGAACTGTTAAAGTGCAGCACATCTTGGCTAGGGGAGACAAATCAAGAAATTGCcttcaaaaaggtaaaagaaatgaTCTCAGCAGCTCTAGTTCTGTGAACAAACCCACAATGGTCAGTGTGGATGCAAGCTGCTATGGCCTAGGTGTTATATTGTTGCAACAATATGGAGCTGAATGGAATCCAGTTGCATTTTGTTCTTGCTCACTCACAGAAGCGGAAGAATGACATGAACAGATTGAAAAGGAATGCTTGGCTAGCATATGGGCAGGTGAGAATTTTTACAGGTATCTGTAAGGATTGGATTCTTTTTCGGTGATAACTGACTATAAACCACTTATAACCTTCATCAGCAGAAAAGACCTGGATCAAGCACTGCTGAGATGGCAACGTCTATTGATAGGGTTAAAGAGAGTTAACCCAATTGCTAAATATGTTCCTGTGAAAAATCTGGTCGTGACACTTTATCATGGCCAGCATCACACTCAACTACTTGTGAGCTCAGAGATGGCATAAAGGCATATGTGGATGCTGTGGAGGCATACAGACCAGTGTCAGAAAAGATACTATACCAGCTACAAAGAGCAATCTCAACAGACATGCAACTTCAACAAATTCTTAGTTACATTAGGGCCAGCTGGCCCAAATATCTAGAGGAAGTGACAAGAGATTATTTTGTGGTATGTGGACAATTAAGCAAATCAACTtgacaaatgattaaaggtgatTGCATTGTAATTCCAAATGCAGTGAGAGGAAATATCCTAAACTTCATCCACAAAGTCCCCAAGGACTAACTAAATGCAGTGAATGGGCCATCCAGTCAATGTGGTGGCCGGGCATCAGCAAAGACATAAAGAATTAGTATCTGCATGTGAATGTTACAGAATTAACAACACAAAGGCTCTTTAATAACAACACCTCTACCAGGCAGATGTTGGAAGAGACTAGTtgcagatttatgcaaattcagaaGACATAATTACCTGATCATAGTGGAATGATGATTGCTATTTTCTTAGCTACATAGAAATAAGGTACTTGAAAAACCTAACATCTTGCAGTGTTatcaagaaactgaagtgcacgTTTGTTCATTTCCGTTTTCCGGAACAACTAGTGATGAACAACAGACCACGGTTCACCACAGTGGAATTTAAgtaattccaaatgaaatatgattttgaccatattactagcagcccacattacccacaagtgaatggagaggctgagagggctagcagacagccaag of Natator depressus isolate rNatDep1 chromosome 11, rNatDep2.hap1, whole genome shotgun sequence contains these proteins:
- the DBI gene encoding acyl-CoA-binding protein, translated to MSQAEFDKAAEEVKQLKSQPTDEEMLYIYSHFKQATVGDINTERPGLLDFKGKAKWDAWNALKGIAKEEAMKAYVAKVEELKGKYGI